The proteins below come from a single Bacteroidales bacterium genomic window:
- the fabG gene encoding 3-oxoacyl-ACP reductase FabG: MSEKKYALITGGSRGIGRAICLSLAEQGFDIIINFKSNKTEAEITKSLVEEKGVSAILLPFDVANQQEVEAAVAQWKSNNKDAYIQVLINNSGIRKDALLVWMENEDWNQVINTNLNSFYYLSRLVIKDMVIKKSGRIINIVSLSGIKGLPGQTNYSASKGGVIAATKALAQEVARKKVTVNAVAPGFIESDMTADLDEKEHKKLIPMGRFGKPQEVADLVAFLSSDKAKYITGQIISINGGLYT, from the coding sequence ATGAGTGAAAAAAAGTATGCACTTATTACCGGTGGCTCTCGTGGAATTGGAAGAGCAATTTGTCTATCTTTGGCAGAGCAGGGTTTTGATATAATTATTAATTTTAAATCGAATAAAACAGAGGCTGAAATAACTAAATCTCTTGTCGAAGAAAAAGGAGTAAGCGCAATACTTTTGCCTTTTGATGTTGCCAATCAACAAGAAGTTGAAGCAGCGGTGGCGCAATGGAAAAGCAATAATAAGGACGCCTATATTCAAGTACTGATAAATAATAGTGGTATTCGGAAAGATGCTCTTTTAGTTTGGATGGAAAATGAGGATTGGAATCAGGTTATAAATACCAATCTCAATTCTTTTTATTATTTAAGTCGTTTAGTAATCAAGGATATGGTTATTAAAAAATCAGGTCGTATTATTAATATTGTTTCGCTATCCGGTATCAAAGGCTTACCCGGACAAACTAATTATTCTGCCAGCAAAGGTGGTGTAATTGCAGCTACTAAAGCATTAGCTCAAGAAGTAGCACGTAAAAAAGTTACAGTAAATGCTGTTGCTCCCGGATTTATTGAAAGCGATATGACAGCTGATTTGGACGAAAAAGAGCATAAAAAATTAATTCCTATGGGAAGATTTGGAAAGCCTCAGGAAGTAGCTGATCTCGTTGCTTTTCTATCATCTGATAAAGCAAAATATATTACCGGACAGATTATTTCCATTAATGGGGGATTATATACCTAA